CGTCCGCTGCGCGGATAGCAGCACTCAGTGCGGGGGCATCTTCGGCCGCGCCACGCCCTGACAGGACATGAACTTCCGCTGCGCACCCAACAGGATTCGGTGCGCAGCGGTCCGCCCGGCGGCTGGCACGGGCCGCGAGGCGGTGAAGGTGATTGCGCGTGCAATCCCATTCAAGGAGCTGCTCACTCCGGGCTGAGGAACTTGTTCACGACCGGGTTGTCATTGGAGTCCCAGCCCAGCACGCCCAGGTACATGCCCCGGCGGCCCCCATCGTCCGTCTGCGCGTCGAAGTTCACCGGGCAGGGGCCGCTGCCGCACAGCCAGCCGTGGAAGAAGATGCGCTGCCCACCGTCGAGCGCCGCCGCGATGTCCGCGCCGCCAGGACCGCACACGCCGCCGGTGTTCCCATCCGTGAGCAGGGGGTGCTGCGTGACGGTGTTGAAGGCGTTGGTGCCAAGCCCCTGGGCCCGCATCCAGATGGTCTCGTAGGTGCACTGGTTGTACGGCCCGCGCGAGGCGAACAGGATGTAGTCCCCGGCGCGCTTCACCAGGACCGGGTTCTCCACGATGCGGTCCGAGCGCAGCAACTGGCGGCTGGTGGCGCCGCTGGCCACGTGCGTGCCCGCCGCGTTGAGCCGGACGATGCGCAGCGACGAGGGCAACTGCTGCGTCTTGTAGAGCAGGAAGCGCGACCCATCGCTGTCCTTGAAGCCGGACGGGTCGATGACGCCCGCGTTCGTGAGCGGACGGCCCGGGACGTTGTCATCGGGGGCAGGCGTGTTCGCCAGTCCCGGGCAGACCAGCGGGCCGCCCGCGACCGGCGTGAACGGTCCCAGCGGCGAGCTGGCGGTGGCCGCTCCGATACAGCGCTGGTTGGCGTCCAGCCCGTCCACCGGAGCGGCGAAGTAGAGCACCCACTCGTTCGCGCTGATCCGCTCCAGGTCGGGGGCCCACATGACGCCGCTCGTGGCCCACGAGGGCTTCGCGGTCAGGGCCGGTCCTTCCGACGTCCAGGGACCGGTGCCGATGTTCCCCTGGGCCGACGGGGCGAGGCTCCCGGTCGACATGCCGTAGAACTGGTCGTTGTGGCTGACCACCGTCGGGTCCGCGAACCCGCCTCCGCCAGGAGCGAACACGGGCCGAGGCGCGGCATCCGCCGGGAGCGTGATGTTCAAGCAGGCGACGAACGCGACGGATGCGCCAAGCGCGCGACGGCGGGGTGATGCCATGGGAGTCCTCCTGGACGGCCGCAAGAAAATTCAAAGTAAGCAGACTTCACTTATATTTCTTGATTATCCACAATCAAGGGAGCGAACAGGACCGGCCTGTGAGGCACAAACGAAGCCCAGAGCAGAGGGCGCATCGTCCGGGCGCCCAATGTCTCCAGGATGGCTCGCACATGCTCCCGAGCAAACCCAGTTCTGGTCCCGTGAGTTCGCTTTCCTTCGCGCTCACGAACTGCTGCAGCCGCACGACCTTGTCACGGTCTGTGCAACGCTCGCGACGAACCTTGAGGGTGACACACCGCGGGAGGCGGACTGGCATCAGCGCCTGGCACATGCGCTCTTCCAGCACTTCGGGCTGTCGAACCTGCCCCAGGCCCGTGCGGCTGCGCGTGACAGCCGCGGCGCTCGAGGCGCAGGAACTCGTGCTCCCGTCACCTCCCCCTCGCGATGAGGACATCCAACGCCAAGATCCGTCGAGCTG
This genomic stretch from Corallococcus caeni harbors:
- a CDS encoding glycoside hydrolase family 43 protein yields the protein MASPRRRALGASVAFVACLNITLPADAAPRPVFAPGGGGFADPTVVSHNDQFYGMSTGSLAPSAQGNIGTGPWTSEGPALTAKPSWATSGVMWAPDLERISANEWVLYFAAPVDGLDANQRCIGAATASSPLGPFTPVAGGPLVCPGLANTPAPDDNVPGRPLTNAGVIDPSGFKDSDGSRFLLYKTQQLPSSLRIVRLNAAGTHVASGATSRQLLRSDRIVENPVLVKRAGDYILFASRGPYNQCTYETIWMRAQGLGTNAFNTVTQHPLLTDGNTGGVCGPGGADIAAALDGGQRIFFHGWLCGSGPCPVNFDAQTDDGGRRGMYLGVLGWDSNDNPVVNKFLSPE